Genomic segment of Deltaproteobacteria bacterium:
GCCCGTCGAGATCGAGGCGAAGTACTATGCGGGACGAGAAGAAGCTCCGGTCATGGAGGCCGGACTCAACTAATCGAGTCTCCGGGGAACCCGGGGTGGTTCAGAGTGGATGGTGTAGCTCCCCGAGGGCGGCTCGGCGCGCGCCCAGAGCGGAGCGGCGACGAGGGCGACGACGAGTCCGGCGCGGACCAGAAGCCGAGGCACGGGGAGCCTCCTCTCAGTAGATCAGCTTCGAGATCGGAAACTCGACGATGCCGGTGGCGCCGGCGTCGGCGAGGTCGGGGATCAGGTCGCGCGCGATCGCCTCGTCGATGATCGTGTTCATCGCCACCATCTTTCCGTCGGCGAGCGGCGAGACCGTGGGCGACGAGAGCGCGGGCAGCAGCGCCAGGATCTTCGCCAGGCTGTCCTTCGGGCAGTTCAGCATCAGGCCGACCTTGCCCTGCGCGTTCATCGCGCCGGAGAGCATCAGCGCCAGGCGGTCCAGCTTGCGGCGCTTCCAGGGATCCTTGCAGGCCTCCTTGTTCGCGATCAGGCGCGGCGTGCTCTCGAGCAGCGTCTCGACGATGCGCAGCTTGTTGGCGCGCAGGCTCGATCCCGTCTCGGTCACGTCGACGATCGCATCGGCGAGAAGCGGCGGCTTGACCTCCGTGGCGCCCCAGGAAAACTCCACGGTCGCCTTCACGCCGTTCTTCTTCAGCCAGCTCTTCACCAGCTCGACCGCCTCGGTCGCGATGCGCTTTCCCGCCAGGTCCTTCGCGCTCTTGATCGGCGAGCTCTCGGGAACCGCGAGCACCCAGCGCGTCGGGCGGAAGCTCGTCTTCGAGTAGCGCAGATCGGCGAGCTCCCGCAGCTTCGAGCGGCTCTCCTGGATCCAATCGAAGCCGGTGATCCCGGCGTCGAGCACGCCTTCGCCGACGTAGCGGCCGATCTCCTGCGCGCGGATCAGCACGCACTCGATCTCCGGGTCGTCGATCGTCGGGTACAGCGACCGCTCCGGGAAGCTCATGCGATAACCGGCGCCCGCGAAGAGCGAGGCCGTCATGTCCTGCAGCGACCCCTTGGGGAATCCGAAGCGCAGAACCTGCGTGCCTTCCGCCGATCGCTTGACGCCGAGTGCCATGGGCCCGCGACTCTATCGGAGCGTGGTGGCGGCTGCCAGGCGAGCGAGTCGTGGCTCGAGCGAGCCGAACGCGGGTCCGGGCTCGTAGCTCGCTGTGCCCCGCTCCCGCTTCGGGCCGACGACCAGGATCCCGTCGCGCACCAGCCACTCGAGCGCGTTCCCCGCGGCGACGGCGCAATCGCCTTCGGGATGGCGCGCCTCGCCGACGAGCAGGGCCTCCCTCTGCGCCGCGCGCGCGCGCTCGAGCAGCGCGCCCCGCTCGCCGGTCCCCTTTGCATCGAGCACCACGCGCGCGACGGCCTGGTACGCCTCGATCAGCGGCTGGAGCTGGGCGCGCAGGAACGCCAGCCACGGCTCTCCCGCTGCGGTCGGCCGAAGCTCGGCCGCGGGCGTCTCGTCGACCCAGCCGCGCGCGATCAGGTGCGCGAGCACGCGCGCAAGCCGCTCTTGCCTCTCGTCGCCTTCGACCGCGAAGTACTCGTCGGCGAACAGGTCGAGCCAGCTCGACGCCACTCGGAACGCGGCATCGCGCGTGCGCGGCTCCGAGAGCGCGAGCGCGAGCGCAGCCGGCCAGACCAGCGCGTGGCCGAGCGTCGCGCGGTACAGGTCGAGCGCGCCGCGCATTCCGTCCGCGATCCGCACCAGATCGCCGCGCGGAGACTCCACGCGAACCACGCTGCCGGCCTGCTCGAGCGGATCTGTCGCCGCCTCGGCCCGGCCGCTCGCGATGCAGCGCTCGAGCGACTCCGAGAACGGCACGCCGAGCAGCTCGAGCAGCCGCGCGACTTCGACCACGCGCTCGCGCAGCTCCTCTTCGCGCAGGGCGCTTGCGGGCTGGCCCAGCAGCGCGGCCGCCGCGACGGCGGAGCGCTCGGCCGTGATCAACGCGTCGATCGAGCGCGAGATCTCCACGCCGAATCTCGACGTCACCGCGCGAAGGTCCGGGATCTGACCCGGTGACTGGCGGCGCGGCACCGAATCGCCGAGATGGCGCGCGAGCGAGATCGGCTCGCCGAAGCGAACCGTCACGCTGCCGTGTCGGCGGCGCAGCACGCTGCCCGCCCGCAGCAGCGCGAGCAGCGACTCGCGCTGCTTGCGCGCGCCGCCGCGCTCGCTCGCGATCGAGCTCTCCTCGACCAGCCGCTCGTAGGTGAAGCCGACCGGAACCAGGTACACGTCCTGGCGCGCGCCGCGCGCGTACGCCTCGAGCACCATTCGCAGCATGCCGAGCCGCGGGCGCAGCGTCTTGCCGGTGCGCGAGCGCGTGCCCTCGATGAAGAACTCCTGCGTGACCCCGGCCTTGATCAGGTGTTGGACGTAGCCGCGGAACACCGCGGTGTAGAGCGGATCGCCGTCGAAGCTGCGGCGCAGGAAGAACCCGCCGGCGCGGCGGAAGATCGGCCCGAGCGGCCAGAACGCCAGATTGATCCCGGCGGCGACCTGCGGCGGCACGAGGTGGTTCTGGTAGAAGAGCCAGGACAGGATCAGGTAGTCGAAGTGCGAGCGGTGGCTGGGCACGAGCACCAGCGGGTGGAACTTTGCGGCCTCGACCACGGGCTCGAGCCCGAGCACGTCGATGCGCGTGAAGAGCCGCTTGAACAGGCGCTCCACGAGCACCGCGAGCACCGCGAGCATGGTCGGGCTCGGCGACGCCGCGATCTCGGCCAGGTTCTTCCGCGCCCGGGTCTCGATCCGCGCGCGCGAGCGGCGCTTCTCGC
This window contains:
- a CDS encoding ATP phosphoribosyltransferase, coding for MALGVKRSAEGTQVLRFGFPKGSLQDMTASLFAGAGYRMSFPERSLYPTIDDPEIECVLIRAQEIGRYVGEGVLDAGITGFDWIQESRSKLRELADLRYSKTSFRPTRWVLAVPESSPIKSAKDLAGKRIATEAVELVKSWLKKNGVKATVEFSWGATEVKPPLLADAIVDVTETGSSLRANKLRIVETLLESTPRLIANKEACKDPWKRRKLDRLALMLSGAMNAQGKVGLMLNCPKDSLAKILALLPALSSPTVSPLADGKMVAMNTIIDEAIARDLIPDLADAGATGIVEFPISKLIY